Proteins encoded by one window of Enterococcus faecalis:
- a CDS encoding ABC transporter permease, whose protein sequence is MKKIGLFVLLLLFSLLSLVIGVKDIALSQLFQLDAQQQFVLFTTRVPRTLSLIIAGSTMSISGLIMQQLTQNKFVAPSVAGTTDSARLGILVAMLFFPTAPFLYRTAIAFIFALSGTLLFLALIRLLPSKNQVMVPLVGVMFGNILGSIATFFAYQYQLVQNMSAWLQGNFSTVMKGNYEWLFLMIPLWFVIYLFAYHFTVVGMGEAFANSLGVHYQRIQFLGLTLVALASAIVLLMVGNIPFLGVVIPNLVSLRYGDHMKNTLWLTGICGSLFLLICDILARVLIAPYEIPVSVVVGTLGSILFILLLLRGRKQ, encoded by the coding sequence ATGAAAAAGATTGGTTTGTTTGTTCTACTATTACTTTTCAGCTTATTGTCATTAGTGATAGGGGTGAAGGACATTGCACTTTCTCAGTTGTTTCAATTAGATGCGCAGCAACAATTTGTTTTATTTACCACCCGTGTTCCCCGCACGTTGAGTTTAATCATTGCTGGTAGTACGATGAGTATTTCTGGATTGATTATGCAGCAACTCACACAAAATAAATTTGTCGCTCCTAGTGTCGCTGGAACAACCGATAGTGCAAGGTTGGGTATTTTAGTCGCAATGTTATTTTTCCCAACAGCTCCGTTTCTCTATCGAACGGCAATTGCTTTTATTTTTGCGCTAAGCGGGACCTTGTTATTCTTAGCGCTCATTCGATTATTACCAAGTAAGAATCAAGTGATGGTCCCTTTGGTGGGCGTGATGTTTGGTAACATTCTAGGTTCAATTGCCACATTTTTTGCCTATCAATACCAATTGGTTCAAAATATGTCTGCTTGGTTACAAGGAAATTTTTCCACAGTTATGAAAGGGAATTATGAATGGTTATTCTTAATGATTCCTTTGTGGTTTGTTATTTATTTATTTGCTTATCATTTCACTGTCGTTGGTATGGGTGAAGCATTTGCAAATAGTCTTGGCGTCCATTACCAGCGAATTCAGTTTTTAGGTTTGACGCTGGTTGCTTTAGCAAGTGCCATCGTTTTATTGATGGTGGGGAATATTCCGTTTTTAGGGGTTGTGATTCCTAATCTCGTGTCTTTACGTTATGGCGATCATATGAAAAATACCTTGTGGTTAACTGGGATTTGCGGGAGTTTGTTCTTGTTAATCTGTGATATTTTAGCACGAGTATTGATTGCCCCCTATGAAATTCCTGTCAGCGTGGTTGTCGGAACATTAGGGAGCATTTTGTTCATTTTATTATTACTAAGGGGGCGCAAACAATGA
- a CDS encoding YueI family protein: MANDDLQQRLDKGMYGTPLVNPEEQHKYMGTFRERCRLSMTVAEMKDAQNQKHLLEELAKHPEVTVLLNGEISSDLQSTYIKLLNQHGATFKIVNNFVENNPDSLGLLLAEKHAVDEPVIDVTEKYPQATETPKEEPTAKKGFWQKLFQS, encoded by the coding sequence ATGGCGAATGATGACTTACAACAACGTCTGGATAAAGGAATGTACGGTACGCCCCTCGTTAATCCTGAAGAACAACACAAATACATGGGCACATTTCGTGAACGCTGCCGTCTCTCCATGACCGTCGCTGAAATGAAAGATGCACAGAACCAAAAACATTTATTAGAAGAATTAGCGAAGCATCCTGAAGTTACAGTACTTTTAAATGGCGAAATCTCTTCTGACCTGCAAAGTACCTATATTAAATTATTAAATCAGCATGGCGCAACCTTTAAGATTGTTAACAATTTTGTGGAGAACAACCCTGACTCTCTCGGCTTACTGTTAGCTGAAAAACATGCAGTCGATGAACCTGTGATTGACGTTACAGAAAAATATCCTCAAGCAACAGAAACGCCAAAAGAAGAGCCAACAGCTAAAAAAGGCTTTTGGCAAAAACTATTTCAATCATAA
- a CDS encoding putative holin-like toxin has protein sequence MSIEAALELMISFAAFVALLIFGILEATKNNKK, from the coding sequence TTGTCAATCGAAGCGGCATTGGAATTGATGATTAGTTTTGCAGCGTTTGTTGCACTACTGATTTTCGGTATCCTTGAAGCAACGAAAAACAATAAAAAATAA